In Helianthus annuus cultivar XRQ/B chromosome 3, HanXRQr2.0-SUNRISE, whole genome shotgun sequence, a single window of DNA contains:
- the LOC110928256 gene encoding uncharacterized protein LOC110928256, giving the protein MQGGCIADIGSCGIGFDSASGSTKKFRTKGSELADRKGEKNKAMPRAPSIRCSSIDEALSLSSRARCNKG; this is encoded by the coding sequence ATGCAAGGAGGATGTATAGCTGATATAGGATCTTGTGGAATAGGATTTGATTCTGCAAGCGGTTCAACGAAGAAATTTCGAACAAAAGGGTCGGAACTCGCCGATAGGAAAGGAGAGAAAAACAAAGCAATGCCAAGAGCTCCGTCAATCCGCTGTTCATCGATAGACGAAGCTCTCTCTTTATCATCTCGCGCCAGATGCAACAAAGGATGA
- the LOC110932485 gene encoding extensin-like has translation MPPRFFRRRGRGKGPITAPNNDEAGPSNARAPSTTESDDPQQNRRNLLEPARRSVSHSSTPPNPYGPRSDYEASNPQPSYIPLQRSLSHNSFGDPTPVFWGRFNPANFLQEPGNFNPLGPEDHFSGDHADDMDEDTDPVEPARGTPNHPIEISDGSSFHGSPYVGPDSFQAIFTRHEWYYTPPRHSPPQQQQQQQQDSPEDPRFVAVTPPPPPPPVQPAPPQPPRRRRTGARMSVRTGDFHFSSPRQSSASHYPPHQEDPQMGGPSQPVAPQPPPMGFDNPIPAYTSSMAYNPFEPPVHNNYNYAEADPYMVTANYNTQGPYGDPWGVGYPTRGYPIPPRPIVRAQSQPPRFSPPEHEEILQRLDYVEREFHRERRERETFFQGLTSLIKGKSKKDR, from the coding sequence ATGCCGCCAAGATTCTTCAGGAGAAGAGGAAGGGGCAAGGGGCCAATCACCGCCCCCAATAATGATGAAGCTGGACCCTCGAATGCGAGAGCTCCATCCACCACGGAGAGTGACGATCCCCAGCAGAACCGGAGGAACCTCCTTGAGCCAGCTCGACGGTCGGTCTCACACAGTTCAACACCTCCTAACCCTTATGGGCCACGATCGGATTACGAGGCCAGCAACCCTCAACCTTCATACATACCATTACAGCGATCCTTATCGCACAACTCCTTCGGTGACCCTACACCAGTTTTTTGGGGCCGGTTTAACCCGGCAAACTTCCTACAAGAACCAGGAAATTTCAACCCATTAGGTCCAGAGGATCATTTCTCTGGAGATCATGCGGacgacatggacgaggatacggaccctgTCGAGCCTGCCAGGGgcacaccaaaccacccgatagagatctcTGACGGATCTTCCTTTCACGGATCGCCCTATGTTGGTCCTGATAGCTTTCAAGCCATATTTACCAGGCACGAATGGTACTATACGCCTCCTCGCCATTCGccgcctcagcagcagcaacagcagcaacaagaTTCCCCTGAGGATCCAAGgttcgtggcagtcacgccaccacctcctccgccaccagttcaaccggCACCCCCGCAaccaccaaggcgtaggagaaccgGAGCGCGCATGTCTGTGCGAACAGGAGACTTTCATTTTAGTTCTCCACGCCAATCAAGTgccagccactacccgccacatCAAGAAGATCCACAAATGGGTGGGCCTTCGCAACCAGTTGCACCGCAACCCCCGCctatgggttttgataacccaattccgGCATACACGAGTTCCATGGCGTATAACCCGTTCGAACCGCCAGTGCACAACAACTACAACTATGCCGAAGCAGACCCGTACATGGTAACGGCTAACTATAACACTCAAGGACCCTATGGAGATCCATGGGGAGTAGGATACCCAACTCGTGGGTACCCGATACCTCCCAGACCTATTGTTCGGGCACAATCGCAACCACCAAGGTTCTCCCCACCAGAGCATGAAGAAATTCTGCAAAGATTGGACTATGTAGAGCGAGAATTTCACAGGGAGCGAAGGGAGCGAGAAACGTTCTTCCAGGGACTGACAAGCTTGATCAAAGGGAAGAGCAAGAAGGACCGCTGA